In the genome of Populus nigra chromosome 9, ddPopNigr1.1, whole genome shotgun sequence, one region contains:
- the LOC133703046 gene encoding uncharacterized protein LOC133703046 isoform X3, whose amino-acid sequence MEGVGSRMGRTSSRYGLSATATVVNGPVRKWKRKWVHVSPSPTLNYRNNNPSNGHNDQNNNGSRLLLCRWTPLTPAAATSTTTEDPPKRKFRYTPIAVLKERSKAEKKAEQEVEKQLVAWQTAKNDEQNDEDDLKSETQISLFRTSWDKINGV is encoded by the exons ATGGAAGGAGTGGGGTCTCGGATGGGCCGGACTTCGTCTCGGTACGGCCTATCAGCGACGGCCACTGTTGTCAATGGCCCGGTGAGGAAGTGGAAGAGGAAGTGGGTCCACGTGTCCCCTTCTCCCACCCTCAATTACCGCAACAATAACCCCTCCAACGGCCATAACGACCAAAACAACAACGGGTCTCGCCTCCTCCTCTGTCGGTGGACCCCACTCACCCCCGCGGCCGCCACCAGCACAACCACCGAGGATCCACCTAAACGCAAATTCCGATATACCCCA ATTGCTGTACTAAAGGAACGCAGCAAGGCAGAAAAGAAGGCTGAACAAGAAGTTGAGAAGCAGTTGGTAGCGTGGCAAACTGCTAAGAATGATGAAcaaaatgatgaagatgattTAAAGAGTGAAACTCAG ATCAGCCTTTTCAGGACTTCCTGGGATAAAATTAATGGAGTTTGA
- the LOC133703046 gene encoding uncharacterized protein LOC133703046 isoform X1 has translation MEGVGSRMGRTSSRYGLSATATVVNGPVRKWKRKWVHVSPSPTLNYRNNNPSNGHNDQNNNGSRLLLCRWTPLTPAAATSTTTEDPPKRKFRYTPIAVLKERSKAEKKAEQEVEKQLVAWQTAKNDEQNDEDDLKSETQANRSAFSGLPGIKLMEFELLFAAICKRIHGIKMSKT, from the exons ATGGAAGGAGTGGGGTCTCGGATGGGCCGGACTTCGTCTCGGTACGGCCTATCAGCGACGGCCACTGTTGTCAATGGCCCGGTGAGGAAGTGGAAGAGGAAGTGGGTCCACGTGTCCCCTTCTCCCACCCTCAATTACCGCAACAATAACCCCTCCAACGGCCATAACGACCAAAACAACAACGGGTCTCGCCTCCTCCTCTGTCGGTGGACCCCACTCACCCCCGCGGCCGCCACCAGCACAACCACCGAGGATCCACCTAAACGCAAATTCCGATATACCCCA ATTGCTGTACTAAAGGAACGCAGCAAGGCAGAAAAGAAGGCTGAACAAGAAGTTGAGAAGCAGTTGGTAGCGTGGCAAACTGCTAAGAATGATGAAcaaaatgatgaagatgattTAAAGAGTGAAACTCAG GCAAACAGATCAGCCTTTTCAGGACTTCCTGGGATAAAATTAATGGAGTTTGAACTTCTATTTGCTGCTATATGCAAAAGAATTCATGGTATAAAGATGTCAAAGACTTGA
- the LOC133703046 gene encoding uncharacterized protein LOC133703046 isoform X5, whose translation MEGVGSRMGRTSSRYGLSATATVVNGPVRKWKRKWVHVSPSPTLNYRNNNPSNGHNDQNNNGSRLLLCRWTPLTPAAATSTTTEDPPKRKFRYTPIAVLKERSKAEKKAEQEVEKQLVAWQTAKNDEQNDEDDLKSETQVNYSEKCSDAS comes from the exons ATGGAAGGAGTGGGGTCTCGGATGGGCCGGACTTCGTCTCGGTACGGCCTATCAGCGACGGCCACTGTTGTCAATGGCCCGGTGAGGAAGTGGAAGAGGAAGTGGGTCCACGTGTCCCCTTCTCCCACCCTCAATTACCGCAACAATAACCCCTCCAACGGCCATAACGACCAAAACAACAACGGGTCTCGCCTCCTCCTCTGTCGGTGGACCCCACTCACCCCCGCGGCCGCCACCAGCACAACCACCGAGGATCCACCTAAACGCAAATTCCGATATACCCCA ATTGCTGTACTAAAGGAACGCAGCAAGGCAGAAAAGAAGGCTGAACAAGAAGTTGAGAAGCAGTTGGTAGCGTGGCAAACTGCTAAGAATGATGAAcaaaatgatgaagatgattTAAAGAGTGAAACTCAG GTGAACTATTCTGAAAAATGTTCAGATGCCTCATAG
- the LOC133703046 gene encoding uncharacterized protein LOC133703046 isoform X4 has translation MEGVGSRMGRTSSRYGLSATATVVNGPVRKWKRKWVHVSPSPTLNYRNNNPSNGHNDQNNNGSRLLLCRWTPLTPAAATSTTTEDPPKRKFRYTPIAVLKERSKAEKKAEQEVEKQLVAWQTAKNDEQNDEDDLKSETQDSNLSHLDLGL, from the exons ATGGAAGGAGTGGGGTCTCGGATGGGCCGGACTTCGTCTCGGTACGGCCTATCAGCGACGGCCACTGTTGTCAATGGCCCGGTGAGGAAGTGGAAGAGGAAGTGGGTCCACGTGTCCCCTTCTCCCACCCTCAATTACCGCAACAATAACCCCTCCAACGGCCATAACGACCAAAACAACAACGGGTCTCGCCTCCTCCTCTGTCGGTGGACCCCACTCACCCCCGCGGCCGCCACCAGCACAACCACCGAGGATCCACCTAAACGCAAATTCCGATATACCCCA ATTGCTGTACTAAAGGAACGCAGCAAGGCAGAAAAGAAGGCTGAACAAGAAGTTGAGAAGCAGTTGGTAGCGTGGCAAACTGCTAAGAATGATGAAcaaaatgatgaagatgattTAAAGAGTGAAACTCAG GATTCAAACCTGAGCCATTTGGATTTGGGTTTGTGA
- the LOC133703046 gene encoding uncharacterized protein LOC133703046 isoform X2 — MEGVGSRMGRTSSRYGLSATATVVNGPVRKWKRKWVHVSPSPTLNYRNNNPSNGHNDQNNNGSRLLLCRWTPLTPAAATSTTTEDPPKRKFRYTPIAVLKERSKAEKKAEQEVEKQLVAWQTAKNDEQNDEDDLKSETQCHYCDSVAYSISSVVLLKVS; from the exons ATGGAAGGAGTGGGGTCTCGGATGGGCCGGACTTCGTCTCGGTACGGCCTATCAGCGACGGCCACTGTTGTCAATGGCCCGGTGAGGAAGTGGAAGAGGAAGTGGGTCCACGTGTCCCCTTCTCCCACCCTCAATTACCGCAACAATAACCCCTCCAACGGCCATAACGACCAAAACAACAACGGGTCTCGCCTCCTCCTCTGTCGGTGGACCCCACTCACCCCCGCGGCCGCCACCAGCACAACCACCGAGGATCCACCTAAACGCAAATTCCGATATACCCCA ATTGCTGTACTAAAGGAACGCAGCAAGGCAGAAAAGAAGGCTGAACAAGAAGTTGAGAAGCAGTTGGTAGCGTGGCAAACTGCTAAGAATGATGAAcaaaatgatgaagatgattTAAAGAGTGAAACTCAG TGTCATTACTGCGACTCTGTAGCATACAGTATCTCGTCTGTTGTCTTATTAAAGGTCTCATGA
- the LOC133702852 gene encoding grpE protein homolog 2, mitochondrial-like, translating to MLMTRMLSRLSRSVGHRSLHLCSPSQNHHLLLIPSNQFHEYPNKCITSKVCLFHHSALNSSLFQNFGFTSSASPEPGEKEQGSAVENDGAPTDAKSEETNGSAKLSDPTKVSVSRETKESDAEAVSDLSMDDLVKLVMEKEELLKEKHKEMETMQDKVLRTYAEMENVKERTKREAENSKKFAIQNFAKSLLDVADNLGRASSVVKGNFSKINVSNDAADVVPLLKTLLEGVEMTEKQLGEVFKKYGVEKFDPINEPFDPHRHNAIFEVPDALKPPGIVAAVLKAGYMLHERVIRPAEVGVTRAVEKDL from the exons ATGTTAATGACCAGGATGTTGTCACGCCTTTCGAGGAGCGTGGGCCACCGCTCTCTGCATCTATGCTCTCCGTCCCAGAATCACCACCTGTTGCTGATTCCCTCTAATCAGTTTCATGAATATCCTAACAAG TGTATTACAAGTAAGGTTTGCCTGTTTCATCATTCAGCCCTCAATTCCTccctttttcaaaattttgggTTCACTTCATCTGCATCTCCTGAGCCTGGCGAAAAGGAGCAGGGGAGCGCTGTAGAAAACGATGGTGCTCCCACTGATGCGAAGTCAGAAGAAACAAATGGAAGTGCAAAGCTTTCTGATCCGACAAAAGTTTCAGTTTCACGAGAGACCAAAGAGTCAG ATGCTGAGGCTGTGAGCGATCTGTCAATGGATGATCTGGTGAAGCTTGTGATGGAGAAGGAGGAGCTCTTGAAGGAAAAGCACAAGGAGATGGAGACGATGCAAGATAAAGTTCTCCGCACATATGCAGAAATGGAAAATGTCAAGGAAAGAACAAAACGTGAAGCAGAGAACTCTAAAAAGTTTGCTATCCAG AATTTTGCAAAGAGCCTACTTGATGTGGCAGACAATTTGGGAAGAGCTTCATCAGTTGTCAAAGGAAATTTCTCAAAAATCAATGTGTCAAATGATGCTGCTGATGTAGTACCACTCCTTAAAACACTTTTGGAAGGAGTTGAAATGACTGAGAAACAGCTTGGAGAG GTATTTAAGAAGTATGGAGTAGAAAAATTTGATCCAATAAATGAGCCATTTGATCCGCACAGGCATAATGCAATATTCGAAGTACCAGATGCTCTTAAGCCTCCGGGGATAGTAGCTGCTGTTCTCAag GCAGGATATATGCTACATGAAAGAGTCATTCGGCCAGCTGAAGTTGGCGTTACTCGAGCAGTTGAGAAGGATCTGTAG
- the LOC133703922 gene encoding uncharacterized protein LOC133703922 produces MINLLFTVVFTEMVLILILLFRTPVRKLVIMAMDQLKQGKGPLVAKTVATTLIVVFTSVLHNALQIRKRLLDAGAVNSADEVLMVERILEASLLGFSLFLAMMIDRLHCYIKELLQVRNELEAVKRLN; encoded by the exons ATGATCAATCTTTTGTTCACCGTAGTATTCACCGAAATGGTTTTGATCCTGATCCTTTTGTTTAGGACCCCTGTAAGGAAGCTAGTGATCATGGCGATGGACCAGTTGAAGCAAGGGAAGGGTCCGTTGGTGGCGAAAACTGTGGCGACAACCTTGATTGTGGTGTTCACTTCCGTCTTGCACAACGCGCTGCAGATTAGGAAACGTTTGCTAGATGCCGGCGCGGTTAATTCTGCCGACGAGGTTCTTATGGTAGAACGCATCCTGGAGGCATCTCTTCTAG GATTTTCTCTGTTTCTGGCAATGATGATAGATAGACTACATTGCTATATCAAAGAACTACTTCAGGTTAGAAATGAATTGGAAGCGGTGAAAAGATTAAACTAG
- the LOC133703650 gene encoding dihydrolipoyllysine-residue succinyltransferase component of 2-oxoglutarate dehydrogenase complex 2, mitochondrial-like has product MLGVIRRRVASGGSSSSSSSILKQSLQTIRPVSSSTSRVSEEILSHPRGFGHVRKFSCLAPLRGRAISSRTMREGVSNMELTASKLILSRPFSSDSGDLVDAVVPFMGESITDGTLAKFLKNPGDRVEVDEPIAQIETDKVTIDVASPEAGVIKELIAKEGDTVEPGTKIAVISKSGEGVAHAAPSENASKKAAPKQSAPEMKDEEKIKPKVEASPVPAKPKTPAPPPPKRSATEPQLPPKEKERRVPMTRLRKRVATRLKDSQNTFALLTTFNEVDMTNLMKLRSEYKDAFVEKHGVKLGLMSGFIKAAVSGLQNQPIINAVIDGDDIIYRDYIDISIAVGTPKGLVVPVIRNAEKMNFAEIEKEINTLAKKANDGTISIDEMAGGSFTISNGGVYGSLLSTPIINPPQSAILGMHSIVSRPMVVGGNVVPRPMMYIALTYDHRLIDGREAVFFLRRIKDVVEDPRRLLLDV; this is encoded by the exons ATGCTTGGTGTTATAAGAAGAAGAGTCGCTAGTGGAGGctcgtcttcttcttcatcttcg ATCTTGAAGCAGTCATTGCAAACTATTCGACCTGTGTCTTCGTCTACCTCCAGAGTCTCCGAGGAG ATTTTAAGTCATCCCAGAGGATTTGGACATGTTCGGAAATTCAGTTGCCTTGCTCCTCTACGAG GTAGGGCAATCAGTTCAAGAACCATGAG AGAAGGTGTTTCCAACATGGAGCTCACAGCTAGCAAGCTAATCTTGAGCAGGCCATTTTCTTCAGACAGTG GGGATTTGGTTGATGCCGTTGTTCCTTTTATGGGTGAATCCATCACTGATGGCACTCTGGCAAAATTCTTAAAGA ATCCTGGTGATAGAGTAGAAGTTGATGAGCCAATTGCTCAAATTGAGACCGATAAG GTGACAATTGATGTTGCTAGTCCAGAAGCAGGTGTGATAAAAGAG CTTATAGCCAAGGAAGGGGATACTGTAGAACCGGGTACCAAGATTGCTGTTATTTCAAAGTCTGGTGAAGGTGTAGCTCATGCTGCTCCCTCTGAGAATGCATCAAAGAAAGCTGCTCCTAAGCAATCTGCTCCTGAAATGAAGGATGAAGAAAAGATAAAGCCTAAGGTTGAAGCTAGTCCTGTCCCAGCAAAGCCTAAAACTCCAGCACCACCACCTCCTAAACGCTCTGCTACAGAACCCCAGCTTCCTcccaaggaaaaggaaagaaga GTTCCTATGACAAGGCTTCGAAAAAGGGTTGCAACCCGATTGAAGGACTCTCAGAACACGTTTGCTCTGTTGACAACATTCAATGAAGTTGATAT GACTAATTTGATGAAGCTTCGCTCTGAATACAAAGATGCCTTTGTTGAGAAACATGGAGTGAAATTGGGCCTTATGTCAGGATTTATAAAG GCTGCTGTCAGTGGTCTCCAGAATCAGCCTATTATAAATGCAGTTATTGATGGGGATGATATCATATACAGAGACTATATAGACATTAGCATAGCTGTCGGCACTCCAAAG GGCCTTGTAGTTCCGGTTATCCGTAATGCTGAAAAGATGAACTTTGCTGAGATAGAGAAGGAAATCAACACTCTTGCAAAGAAGGCAAATGATGGAACTATTTCAATTGATGAAATGGCTGGAGGTTCATTTACAATATCCAATGGAGGTGTTTATGGAAGCCTTTTGAGTACACCCATTATCAACCCCCCTCAG TCGGCTATTTTGGGCATGCACTCGATTGTGAGTCGCCCAATGGTTGTTGGAGGCAACGTTGTTCCGAGGCCAATGATGTACATTGCTCTGACATACGACCATAGGCTAATTGATGGTAGAGAGGCAGTTTTTTTCTTGCGTCGAATCAAAGATGTTGTGGAGGATCCTCGCAGGCTGCTTCTGGATGTATAA